The Microbacterium natoriense genomic interval GGATCATCTCGGCTGTCGGCGCATACGGCGGATTCCTCATCCCGCAGGTGCTGAACGCATCGCAGGCCACCACCGGCCGGTACGACTCCGCGTTCTGGGGCTTCGTGGTCGCTTACGCCGCGATGGCAGCGGTCACCGCCGTGATCTATCTCGTGCCGCGGGCGTCGCTCGACCGCCGGATCGTCTGAGGGCGTGCGCGTGTCGCCGCACAGAATCGTGCTGATCGGATTCGGGCCGGTCGGCGCACGGTTCGCGGAGGAACTGCTGCCCGCGGTCGAAGACGGCCGAGTGGACCTCACGATCGTCGGCGCCGAGTCGCACGATCCCTACAACCGGATCATGATCGCGGAGTACGCCGCGGGTGAGATCGAGCGCGAGTCGCTCACGACCGCGGTCGCCGCCGACTTCACCGCGGCCGGTGCCTCGGTGCTGCGCGGTCGACGGGTGACGCTGATCGACCGCGAGGCATCCGTCGTCGTGCTCGACGACGGATGCCGACTCCCCTACGACCGCGTCGTGCTCGCCACCGGCGCCAGGGCGAATCTCCCCGCGCTGGACGGGATCGACCGCCTCGGACCCGACGCCTCCGGGCTCGATCACGCGCTCACCGAGGGCGTGTGCGCCGTGCGCAGCCTGGAGGACGCGGAGCGTGTCAAAAAGGTCGTGGATGCCGGGGGCCGCGTCGTGATCCTCGGCGCCGGTGTGCTCGGGATCGAGTTCGCGCTGCTGCTGGCCGCAGCCGGTGCGATCCCCCGGCTCGCCCACTTCGGACCGATCCCGATGCCTCGGCAGCTAGACCGGGGCGCCGCCCACGTGCTCGCGGGATCCCTCGATCACGCGGGGGTCACGGTCGTCCCGCACATGCGCGCGGAGGGCGTCGTCGTCCGCGAGGTCGACGGCATCCGCTCGTTCCGAGCTCTCGTCTCCAGCGACGGCAAGCGCATCGAGGGCGACCTGCTGGTGCTCTCCTGCGGTGTGCAGGCGCGCACTGAACTCGCGGTCGACGCCGGTCTCCGGGTCGCTCGGGGTGTTCTCGTCGACGACCGGCTGCGCAGCTGGACCGACCCTCGGGTCCACGCCATCGGCGACGTCGCGCACCTCGCCGACCCGATCGTCCACGCGCATGAGCGCGAGGTTCCCGGTGGCCCCTCCGGGCTGATCGGTCCCGGCTGGCGCCAGGCGGACTGGCTGGCTGCGGCGATCGTCGCCGAGCTGGGGGGTCTGGAGGTCGAGCCGTTCGCCGAAGAGGTGCCCGGGGTCGTGCTCGTGAAGGCGAGCCAGGTCGATCTCGTGTCAGCCGGCGATGTGCAGGCCGACCCCTTCGCGCCGACGCCGGTGGGTGAGAAGCCACGCGAGGTCGCGCTGTGGGCCGATCCGCAGCACGGCACCTACGTGAAGATGACGACGACCGACGGTGTGCTCGACGGCTTCGTGGCGGTGGGGATGCCGCGGGCCGCCGCCGAGCTGGCCGTGCTGTACCAGCGACGAGGCGAGCTTCCGAGCGACCGATCACTGCTGCTGCGGCTCGATGCGGCCGAGGCGGCCCTTCCCGTGCCTCTGGGACGCGAAGCCACGGTCTGCATGTGCAACGCCGTCACGGCCGGCCAGATCGAGGACGCGGTGACCGAGCACTCCTGCACGAGCGTGGAGGACGTCGGCAGGTGCACCCGGGCGGGTACCGGATGCGGTGGTTGCCGTGCGCGGATCGCAGATATGCTGACCGCTCTGGAGGTCGCCCCCGCATGACCGACACGCACTGCCCGTACTGCGCGCTGCAGTGCGCCATGACGCTCACCGCGACCCCCGGCGAGCGCCTTCCCGTCGAGGTCGCCGGTCGCGATTTCCCCACCAACCGGGGCGGGCTCTGCAAGAAGGGCTGGACCTCTGCCGAGCTGCTCGGCAGGGCCGACAGGATCACCTCCCCGCTCGTGAAGCAGGCCGACGGGACCTTCGTCGAGGCAGGCTGGGCGGAGGTCCTCGACCGCATCGCCGCCGCCGTCACGCGACTGAAGGCCGAGAGCGGCCCCGACGCGATCGGCGTGTTCGGCGGTGGCGGCCTCACGAACGAGAAGGCGTACCAGCTCGGCAAGTTCGCGCGCATCGCGCTGGGCACCCGCCTGATCGACTACAACGGGCGCTTCTGCATGTCTTCCGCGGCCGCGGCCGCGAACCGCGCCTTCGGCCTCGACCGGGGTCTGCCGTTCCCGCTCTCCGACCTCGACACGGCCGACGCCGTCCTCGTCCTCGGCTCGAACATCGGCGACACCATGCCGCCGTTCGTGCAGCACCTGCAGGGAGCCAGAGGCCGCGGCGGGCTCATCGTCGTCGATCCGCGGCGCTCGACCACGGCCCGGCTCACCGAAGACGGCGCGGGGATGCACGTGCAGCCCGTCCCGGGGACGGACCTGGCACTCCTGCTCGGCATCGCCCACGTCGTCGTGGCCGAAGAGCTGTACGACCGCGACTATCTCGACGAGCGCACCGTCGGCTTCGAGGCTGTTCGACGCTCGGTGTCGTCGTGGTGGCCGGCCCGCGCGGAGTCCGTCACCGGGGTTCCTGCCGAGACGATCCGCGCCGTCGCGCACCGTCTGGCCGGTTCCTCTTCGGCGTACATCCTGACCGGGCGCGGAGTCGAGCAGCACGTCGACGGCACCGACACCGCGACGGCCGCGATCAACCTCGCCCTCCTGCTCGGCCTCGTCGGGCGCCCTGGGTCCGGATACGGCACGCTCACCGGGCAGGGGAACGGGCAGGGTGGCCGCGAGCACGGTCAGAAATCCGACCAGCTGCCCGGCTATCGCAAGATCATCGATCCGGCCGCCCGCGCTCACGTCGCCCGCGTGTGGGGTGTCGACCCCGCGATCATCCCCGGCCCCGGACTGCCCGCGGTGCAGCTGCTCGAGCGATGCGGAGCTGCCGACGGAGTGCGGATGCTGCTCGTGCACGGGGCCAACGTCGTGGTCTCTGCGCCGGACGTGTCGCAGGTGCGCGCCGCACTCGGGCGGCTCGACCTCCTCGTCGTGAGCGACTTCTTTCTGTCGGAGACGGCGCAGCTCGCCGACATCGTGCTCCCTGTGCTGCAGTGGGCCGAAGAGGACGGCACCATGACGAACCTCGAAGGCAGAGTCATCCGCCGTCGCCGCGCCGTCGATCCGCCTCCCGGAGCCCGCAGCGAGCTGTGGATCATGCGCGAGCTCGCCGAGCGGCTCGGCGCCCCTGGTACCTGGTCGCTCGACCCCTCCGAGGTCTTCGACGAGCTCGCCCGCGCGTCGGCCGGCGGCATCGCCGACTACTCCGGCCTGTCGCACGCGCTGCTCGACACCGGCGTCGAGGCGCACTGGCCGTACCCGGCCGGTTCCACCGGCACTCCGCGGCTGTTCCGCGAGCGCTTCGGCCACGACGACGGCCGCGCGCGTCTGGTCGCGGTACGAGCGCGTCAGCCGGAGACTCCGCGAGGCGCGGAGCTCAGCCTCATCACCGGCCGCCTGCTCGCGCACTACCAGTCGGGCACGCAGACCCGAAGAGTGGCAGAGCTGAACGACCTGCACCCGCGCATCGTCGCCCAGCTGCATCCCCTGACCGCGCGCGACCGAGGTGTGGCGGAGGGGTCCCGCATCCGCCTGTCGAACTCC includes:
- a CDS encoding molybdopterin oxidoreductase family protein, with translation MTDTHCPYCALQCAMTLTATPGERLPVEVAGRDFPTNRGGLCKKGWTSAELLGRADRITSPLVKQADGTFVEAGWAEVLDRIAAAVTRLKAESGPDAIGVFGGGGLTNEKAYQLGKFARIALGTRLIDYNGRFCMSSAAAAANRAFGLDRGLPFPLSDLDTADAVLVLGSNIGDTMPPFVQHLQGARGRGGLIVVDPRRSTTARLTEDGAGMHVQPVPGTDLALLLGIAHVVVAEELYDRDYLDERTVGFEAVRRSVSSWWPARAESVTGVPAETIRAVAHRLAGSSSAYILTGRGVEQHVDGTDTATAAINLALLLGLVGRPGSGYGTLTGQGNGQGGREHGQKSDQLPGYRKIIDPAARAHVARVWGVDPAIIPGPGLPAVQLLERCGAADGVRMLLVHGANVVVSAPDVSQVRAALGRLDLLVVSDFFLSETAQLADIVLPVLQWAEEDGTMTNLEGRVIRRRRAVDPPPGARSELWIMRELAERLGAPGTWSLDPSEVFDELARASAGGIADYSGLSHALLDTGVEAHWPYPAGSTGTPRLFRERFGHDDGRARLVAVRARQPETPRGAELSLITGRLLAHYQSGTQTRRVAELNDLHPRIVAQLHPLTARDRGVAEGSRIRLSNSRGALEADVELTDGIRPDTVFLPFHYSGAESANLLTSAATDPHSSMPEFKNAVVTVEAIRAGAE
- a CDS encoding FAD-dependent oxidoreductase, with the translated sequence MSPHRIVLIGFGPVGARFAEELLPAVEDGRVDLTIVGAESHDPYNRIMIAEYAAGEIERESLTTAVAADFTAAGASVLRGRRVTLIDREASVVVLDDGCRLPYDRVVLATGARANLPALDGIDRLGPDASGLDHALTEGVCAVRSLEDAERVKKVVDAGGRVVILGAGVLGIEFALLLAAAGAIPRLAHFGPIPMPRQLDRGAAHVLAGSLDHAGVTVVPHMRAEGVVVREVDGIRSFRALVSSDGKRIEGDLLVLSCGVQARTELAVDAGLRVARGVLVDDRLRSWTDPRVHAIGDVAHLADPIVHAHEREVPGGPSGLIGPGWRQADWLAAAIVAELGGLEVEPFAEEVPGVVLVKASQVDLVSAGDVQADPFAPTPVGEKPREVALWADPQHGTYVKMTTTDGVLDGFVAVGMPRAAAELAVLYQRRGELPSDRSLLLRLDAAEAALPVPLGREATVCMCNAVTAGQIEDAVTEHSCTSVEDVGRCTRAGTGCGGCRARIADMLTALEVAPA